In Pseudomonas nunensis, a single window of DNA contains:
- the tssI gene encoding type VI secretion system tip protein TssI/VgrG: MFNPANETHFSLTVEDYVGDLQVLSFTGTEGISQPYRFDLELVSENPDLDLEKLLHKQAFLALDPQGSGIHGQIYRVAQGDAGKRLTRYKISLVPQLQYLHHRTNQRIYQQMSAPKIIALILDEHGIKANAYSFQLSVVCPDRDYCVQYDETDLHFVQRLCEEEGIHYHFQHSEKAHLLVFGDDQTVFPKLGQPTAYVQGSGLVADEPVIKGFKLRLETRTSRTTRRDYDFEKPRLQLEAAYKPDGESTEPDLEDYDYPGRFIDRARGKFLSQRALERHRADYQQAEGWGDQTRLISGHFLEMSDHPRTEWNDLWLLTEIFHEGKQPQVLEESVPSDTTDNKDDFHQGYRNRFLATPWAVFYRPALEHPKPRVLGSQTAMVTGPKGEEIHCDQYGRIKVQFHWDREGQADDKTSCWMRVSSSWAGDRYGAIAIPRIGMEVLVTFLEGDPDQPLVTGCLYHKENLVPYELPVNKTRTVFKTLSSPGGGGYNELRIEDKKGAEQIYLHAQRDWDENIEHDQKIRVGNERHDTVEKNTYTELKAEEHRTTISDRKTETRMDDHLTIGQNQHVKLGTAQLTSVGKEIHLKAGDKIVIEAGMELTVKAGGSFIKLDAGGITVVGPVIKINAGGSAGSGTGIGIKPPVLPGAADQDKAGSLMDQALMNAQEEQVKRKPHRMFNFSG; this comes from the coding sequence ATGTTCAACCCCGCTAACGAAACGCACTTCAGCCTCACGGTCGAAGATTACGTGGGCGACCTGCAAGTGCTGTCGTTCACCGGCACCGAAGGCATCAGCCAGCCGTATCGCTTCGACCTCGAACTGGTCAGCGAAAACCCGGACCTGGACCTGGAAAAACTCCTGCACAAACAGGCCTTCCTCGCCCTCGACCCGCAAGGCTCCGGCATCCACGGCCAGATCTACCGCGTCGCCCAAGGCGATGCCGGCAAACGCCTGACCCGCTACAAAATCTCCCTGGTGCCGCAACTGCAATACCTGCACCACCGCACCAACCAGCGCATCTACCAGCAAATGTCGGCGCCGAAAATCATCGCGCTGATCCTCGACGAGCACGGCATCAAGGCCAATGCCTACAGCTTCCAGCTCAGCGTCGTATGCCCGGACCGCGACTACTGCGTGCAGTACGACGAAACCGACCTGCATTTCGTGCAGCGTTTGTGCGAAGAAGAAGGCATTCACTACCACTTCCAGCACAGCGAAAAAGCTCATTTGCTGGTATTCGGCGACGACCAGACCGTGTTCCCGAAACTCGGCCAGCCCACCGCGTATGTGCAAGGCAGCGGTTTGGTCGCAGATGAGCCGGTGATCAAAGGCTTCAAGCTACGCCTGGAAACCCGCACCAGCCGCACGACCCGTCGCGACTACGACTTTGAGAAGCCGCGCCTGCAACTTGAAGCAGCGTACAAACCCGACGGCGAAAGCACCGAACCGGACCTGGAAGACTATGACTACCCGGGCCGCTTCATCGACCGCGCGCGCGGCAAATTCCTCAGCCAACGCGCCCTCGAACGCCATCGCGCCGACTACCAACAAGCCGAAGGCTGGGGCGACCAGACACGTTTGATCAGCGGCCACTTCCTGGAAATGTCCGACCACCCGCGTACCGAGTGGAACGACCTCTGGCTGCTCACCGAAATATTCCACGAAGGCAAACAGCCGCAAGTGCTGGAAGAATCGGTGCCCAGCGACACCACCGACAACAAAGACGACTTCCACCAGGGCTACCGCAACCGCTTCCTCGCCACGCCGTGGGCCGTGTTCTACCGCCCGGCGCTGGAACATCCGAAACCCCGCGTCCTCGGCAGCCAAACGGCGATGGTCACCGGCCCCAAAGGCGAAGAAATCCACTGCGACCAATACGGCCGCATCAAAGTGCAATTCCACTGGGACCGCGAAGGCCAGGCCGACGACAAAACCAGCTGCTGGATGCGCGTCTCCTCAAGCTGGGCCGGCGACCGCTACGGCGCGATCGCCATCCCGCGCATCGGCATGGAAGTCCTCGTCACCTTCCTCGAAGGCGACCCCGATCAACCGCTGGTGACCGGGTGCCTGTACCACAAGGAAAACCTCGTCCCCTACGAACTGCCGGTGAACAAAACCCGCACCGTGTTCAAAACCCTCAGCTCACCGGGCGGCGGTGGATACAACGAACTGCGGATCGAAGACAAAAAAGGCGCGGAACAGATCTACCTGCATGCCCAGCGCGATTGGGATGAAAACATTGAGCATGATCAGAAAATTCGCGTGGGAAATGAACGTCACGACACGGTGGAGAAGAACACCTACACCGAGCTAAAGGCGGAAGAACATCGCACCACGATTTCGGATCGCAAGACTGAGACGCGGATGGATGACCACCTGACGATTGGGCAGAACCAGCATGTGAAGTTGGGGACTGCGCAGCTGACGAGTGTCGGGAAAGAGATACATCTGAAGGCTGGGGACAAGATTGTTATTGAGGCTGGGATGGAGCTCACCGTGAAGGCGGGTGGGAGCTTTATCAAGCTGGATGCGGGTGGGATTACGGTTGTTGGGCCCGTTATCAAAATCAACGCTGGTGGGTCGGCTGGGTCTGGCACGGGGATCGGGATTAAACCGCCGGTGCTGCCGGGGGCTGCGGATCAGGATAAGGCGGGGAGTTTGATGGATCAGGCGTTGATGAATGCGCAGGAAGAACAGGTCAAACGCAAGCCGCACAGAATGTTCAATTTTTCTGGCTGA
- a CDS encoding tetratricopeptide repeat protein — protein sequence MFDKYKVVSLLFLLVVRPCSAGEESLVIDGVQQSSLMFRSFDKKYGGWSDIEYKGSGGTFRLYALPNKTGPSEEGVVGNSDVDMVSPDKKYVIVQRTNAGETVDEQGKNIISEQAYCDVVSLESGCVENIGSVNQCDGAWQGQNWKVAEGEIFNFSKGGVSPRQLISKVSNLSSDEFRASSLRDWIFMGVPSYMACYPPEKNISEYNDIGFYFAQGGEHLLAMQIYNKLLSFAPDRVPLKLNIADSLWALGKKEEAISFYADYRDSMLKKGNEKKVPARVEERLH from the coding sequence ATGTTTGATAAATATAAAGTTGTGTCATTATTGTTTTTGTTGGTTGTTCGTCCGTGTTCTGCGGGTGAGGAATCTTTGGTTATTGATGGAGTTCAGCAAAGCTCGTTGATGTTTAGAAGTTTTGACAAAAAATATGGAGGCTGGAGCGACATCGAATATAAAGGAAGCGGCGGAACATTCAGGTTATACGCGCTTCCAAATAAAACGGGGCCATCAGAGGAGGGGGTCGTAGGTAACTCCGACGTTGATATGGTTTCCCCTGATAAAAAATATGTGATAGTGCAACGAACAAATGCCGGAGAGACTGTTGATGAACAAGGTAAGAATATAATCTCCGAACAAGCATACTGTGATGTAGTGTCTCTTGAAAGCGGATGTGTAGAGAACATTGGCTCGGTAAATCAATGTGATGGTGCATGGCAGGGGCAGAACTGGAAAGTTGCGGAAGGAGAAATTTTTAATTTTTCTAAAGGAGGAGTTTCTCCTCGACAGTTGATATCAAAAGTCTCTAATTTATCCTCCGATGAGTTCCGGGCAAGCTCGTTGCGAGATTGGATTTTTATGGGTGTCCCTTCCTATATGGCATGCTACCCGCCAGAAAAAAATATCTCCGAATATAATGATATTGGGTTCTATTTTGCCCAGGGCGGTGAACATCTATTGGCGATGCAAATTTACAATAAGTTGTTAAGTTTTGCTCCTGATCGTGTTCCATTAAAGCTTAATATTGCTGACTCTCTTTGGGCTTTGGGTAAGAAGGAAGAGGCTATATCATTTTATGCAGACTATAGAGACTCCATGCTAAAGAAAGGGAATGAAAAAAAGGTTCCCGCGCGCGTTGAGGAGCGATTGCATTAA
- a CDS encoding lysozyme inhibitor LprI family protein: MKSFSGFGVLIIGLLATSVVFSEEDCKVITASAQVDKCAAIARKTADEKLNTSYKKLLVRLESQQKADPEQGKAFMALAKDAQRAWIKLRDTNCPLEATNIESGVAAHTTTINNCITRMSQERSAYLDGIVTDGSGDEINFTKVSSAGISRFGDVVSRYVNILGSPCLNVQILAPDGGWRVLSSARFCSFDGKSFWDGYADAGFDGYVFAADGLHLTLSLTELRGNGEEHRECVIPIQGSAIKELKCSAPKRA, encoded by the coding sequence GTGAAATCATTCAGTGGATTTGGGGTACTCATAATCGGACTCCTAGCGACTTCAGTCGTTTTTTCCGAAGAAGATTGCAAGGTCATCACCGCGAGCGCACAGGTCGATAAATGTGCCGCAATCGCCCGCAAAACCGCTGATGAGAAACTCAATACCAGCTACAAAAAATTGCTAGTGCGGCTTGAATCTCAGCAAAAGGCGGACCCCGAGCAAGGGAAGGCCTTCATGGCCTTGGCCAAAGACGCCCAACGTGCCTGGATCAAATTGCGGGACACCAATTGCCCGCTCGAAGCCACGAATATCGAGTCCGGCGTAGCGGCGCATACCACGACGATTAATAACTGCATTACCAGAATGAGTCAGGAGCGCTCGGCTTATCTGGACGGGATTGTGACTGATGGTTCGGGCGATGAGATCAACTTCACCAAGGTTTCAAGCGCCGGTATCAGTCGCTTCGGTGACGTGGTGTCTCGTTATGTAAATATCCTCGGTAGCCCGTGCCTCAACGTCCAGATCCTTGCACCTGACGGAGGGTGGAGGGTGCTGTCGTCCGCCCGTTTTTGCAGCTTTGATGGCAAGTCGTTTTGGGACGGTTATGCCGATGCTGGGTTTGATGGGTATGTGTTTGCTGCTGATGGGCTGCACCTGACGCTAAGCCTCACGGAACTTCGTGGAAATGGCGAGGAACACCGCGAATGTGTAATCCCGATTCAGGGTTCGGCAATCAAAGAGCTGAAATGCAGCGCGCCGAAACGTGCGTGA
- a CDS encoding DUF6124 family protein yields the protein MIKPTPNPPDDLSTSPYESLDSRKLHEAAERALDYHLGPNPETKTKPKPRKGALFTASSDHQTETLLANASEDLLSISAIAADLADDVEGTRRSVALALSRLADGVHLMVERALDQIDSPDPGSRQAKA from the coding sequence ATGATCAAACCAACACCAAACCCACCCGACGACTTATCCACATCCCCCTACGAATCCCTCGATTCCAGAAAACTTCACGAAGCCGCCGAACGCGCCCTCGACTACCACCTCGGCCCAAACCCCGAAACGAAAACCAAGCCCAAGCCCCGCAAAGGCGCCCTATTCACCGCCTCCTCCGACCACCAAACCGAAACACTATTGGCCAATGCATCCGAAGACCTGCTATCCATCAGCGCCATCGCTGCAGATCTGGCCGACGACGTGGAAGGCACACGCCGCTCGGTAGCGTTGGCGCTGAGTCGATTGGCAGATGGGGTGCATCTGATGGTGGAACGAGCACTGGATCAGATTGATTCGCCGGATCCGGGGTCGCGCCAAGCTAAGGCGTAA
- a CDS encoding TIGR01777 family oxidoreductase, with amino-acid sequence MPDFSLLDWAVALLIAQAILGALDTIYHHELTVALPYRHSARLELSIHALRSCFYGILFLGMAHLAFQGTWAIVIALLFALEICLTLWDFVVEDRSRKLPAIERIMHTVLAVNGGAFFALYGVQLAQWASLPTGLSAIDLGWRGWLLTLFAVGVTASGIRDGLAALRMQREGKPSNPFAGGAYKRVLVTGGTGFIGEVLVNQLLDAGHTVSVLARDPLKAAYLFDGRARCVRSLSKLGYDETFDVVINLAGAPVAGPRWSAKRQAQLIASRVNTTEALMSWLKNAKHKPALWVQASAIGYYGVRDASESLDEGASKGDGFMAELCAQWEAAAQPATGFGVRQVVLRLGVVFGPGGALLPLLIPFRLGFGGRMGDGQQIMSWVHRDDVMQVIARTFNDNSLSGTYNLVAPDAISQGVFAERVGKALKRPVWFHIPAAPVRALAGEMAQLFFDGQRVVPSRLTEAGYTFRYPTLDAALRDLA; translated from the coding sequence ATGCCTGATTTTTCTCTTCTGGATTGGGCGGTCGCGCTGCTGATTGCCCAGGCGATTCTGGGTGCGCTGGACACTATTTATCACCACGAACTGACGGTCGCGCTGCCGTATCGGCACAGTGCGCGGCTGGAGTTGTCGATCCATGCGCTGCGGTCGTGTTTCTACGGGATTCTGTTTCTCGGCATGGCGCATCTGGCGTTTCAGGGCACATGGGCGATTGTGATTGCGCTGCTGTTTGCCCTGGAAATTTGCCTGACGCTGTGGGATTTCGTGGTCGAGGATCGCAGCCGCAAACTGCCGGCCATCGAGCGGATCATGCACACCGTGTTGGCGGTGAATGGCGGGGCGTTTTTCGCGTTGTATGGCGTGCAACTGGCGCAGTGGGCGAGTCTGCCGACGGGCCTGTCCGCGATTGATCTCGGCTGGCGTGGCTGGTTGCTGACGTTGTTCGCCGTCGGTGTTACCGCGTCGGGAATTCGCGATGGCTTGGCGGCGTTGCGCATGCAGCGCGAGGGCAAACCTTCTAACCCGTTCGCGGGTGGTGCTTATAAACGCGTGCTGGTGACCGGCGGCACCGGGTTTATCGGCGAAGTGCTGGTCAATCAATTGCTCGATGCTGGCCACACGGTCAGCGTGTTGGCGCGTGATCCGTTGAAGGCCGCGTACCTGTTCGACGGGCGCGCCCGGTGCGTTCGATCGCTGAGCAAACTTGGCTATGACGAAACCTTCGATGTGGTGATCAACCTCGCGGGCGCGCCGGTCGCCGGGCCGCGTTGGAGTGCCAAGCGTCAGGCGCAATTGATCGCCAGTCGGGTCAATACCACCGAAGCGCTGATGAGTTGGTTGAAGAACGCCAAACATAAACCGGCGCTGTGGGTGCAGGCCTCGGCCATCGGCTATTACGGCGTGCGTGATGCCAGCGAAAGCCTGGATGAAGGCGCGAGCAAGGGCGACGGTTTCATGGCCGAGTTGTGCGCCCAGTGGGAAGCCGCTGCACAACCGGCGACCGGGTTCGGCGTGCGTCAGGTGGTGTTGCGGCTGGGCGTGGTGTTCGGCCCGGGCGGCGCATTGTTGCCGTTGCTGATTCCGTTTCGTTTGGGCTTCGGCGGACGCATGGGCGATGGTCAGCAGATCATGAGTTGGGTGCACCGCGATGATGTGATGCAGGTGATCGCTCGAACCTTCAACGACAACAGTCTGAGCGGCACGTACAACCTGGTGGCGCCGGATGCGATAAGCCAAGGCGTGTTCGCCGAGCGCGTCGGCAAAGCCCTGAAGCGTCCGGTGTGGTTCCACATTCCCGCAGCGCCGGTGCGCGCGCTGGCCGGTGAGATGGCGCAGTTGTTTTTCGACGGTCAACGGGTGGTGCCGAGCCGATTGACCGAGGCGGGCTACACCTTCCGTTACCCGACCCTCGACGCTGCCCTGCGCGATCTGGCTTGA
- a CDS encoding alpha/beta hydrolase: MNKPVMYLLAGNGGAADWWDDALPHFQRYQVVPLELPGFGDNPQAPCEDLAAYAQALLAMTVQGSAIMAVGVNALLVLHALQRQPGHFCRSVLLAPVGAFLWQRRLPALMSPLPIRKTIHWLLANKPALFKHKFSNQTWTPAQYQRMGAGYARCRAFVPHWDLVRADTALPLLEWITDPVELVWGDQDNVLGIAQAAAWSAILARADLTVCLKTGWGHYPWIDSPAEFAAWLESGERGFVAHTKGGRLRLAELAGQAVPPALSLNDALDSRLPAFLASQPDATWAVRSSSYGEDQADAANAGLSTTFLRELTTNVPARITELSEAGVEEVVVQRFITPKVSGIGFVRHLSVELEWVEGHLESLADGQVSPERSIISRLGESWSSDTFKPSHGLTADLLWRFLQGVLRVFHYVPGDVEWAWDGQQLWLLQYRPISDYGWRRHLTAAHIAEILPPQPSVFVEYAQRRAAASIPAIMARWDSRVLQDNEPFTAVFGGASYINNDLFLARLADWGISASSYAGEVGGATPHLPWRPLRMLRSLPLFLRMQRIARGHLLTLERGLQRFDQELSELIAQGADGQQLADWFTRFYVFVVQGNLCIATSLASSGGDLLGRPPTAYDDLENSPHRLPWETDPGTPRPTSTDLPLQAFPQWSGLIRVVHSTGLPGLRGYYLQVREWYRDNLMRIFFRLHHAMPAADRAHWFAPHPDIRSRDGSFWQDGREGTEHATGFMIYPGQVQGILGDDILLEDTLDPGRHAHYQAARAVIARMGGRLSHGSTLLRELRKPSAVLPQVDVAWLGCEVLYRDGELTLVK; encoded by the coding sequence ATGAACAAGCCTGTGATGTACCTGCTGGCCGGCAACGGTGGCGCCGCTGATTGGTGGGATGACGCGCTGCCGCACTTTCAGCGTTATCAGGTGGTGCCGCTCGAATTGCCGGGCTTCGGCGACAATCCACAGGCGCCCTGCGAAGACCTCGCGGCGTACGCTCAGGCGTTGCTGGCGATGACGGTTCAGGGCAGCGCGATCATGGCGGTCGGGGTCAACGCGCTGCTGGTGCTGCATGCGCTGCAACGTCAGCCAGGGCACTTTTGCCGCAGCGTGTTGCTGGCGCCGGTCGGGGCATTTTTGTGGCAGCGACGGTTGCCGGCGCTGATGTCGCCGCTGCCGATTCGCAAGACCATTCATTGGCTGCTGGCGAATAAACCTGCGCTGTTCAAACACAAATTCTCTAACCAGACCTGGACGCCCGCGCAGTATCAGCGCATGGGCGCCGGGTATGCCCGTTGTCGCGCGTTTGTGCCGCATTGGGACTTGGTGCGGGCCGACACGGCGTTGCCGCTGCTGGAGTGGATCACCGATCCGGTCGAGTTGGTGTGGGGCGATCAGGACAACGTGCTCGGCATCGCCCAGGCTGCGGCGTGGTCGGCGATTCTGGCGCGTGCTGATCTGACTGTCTGCCTGAAAACCGGCTGGGGTCATTACCCGTGGATCGACTCGCCCGCCGAGTTCGCCGCGTGGTTGGAGTCGGGCGAGCGCGGATTCGTCGCGCACACCAAGGGAGGTCGCTTGCGTCTGGCCGAGTTGGCCGGGCAAGCGGTGCCGCCAGCGCTGTCACTCAACGATGCTCTCGATTCGCGGTTGCCTGCGTTCCTTGCCAGCCAACCGGACGCCACGTGGGCGGTGCGTTCTTCCAGTTATGGTGAGGACCAGGCCGACGCGGCGAATGCAGGGTTGAGCACCACGTTCCTGCGCGAACTGACGACCAACGTGCCGGCGCGCATTACCGAGTTGAGCGAGGCGGGCGTGGAAGAAGTGGTGGTGCAGCGCTTCATCACGCCCAAGGTGTCCGGGATCGGGTTTGTGCGGCATCTGTCGGTGGAACTGGAGTGGGTCGAAGGCCATCTCGAATCCTTGGCCGATGGCCAGGTGAGTCCCGAGCGCTCGATCATTTCGCGCCTCGGTGAATCGTGGAGCAGCGACACGTTCAAGCCCTCCCACGGTCTGACGGCGGACCTGTTGTGGCGCTTCCTGCAAGGCGTATTGCGGGTCTTTCACTACGTGCCCGGCGACGTCGAATGGGCCTGGGACGGCCAGCAGCTCTGGCTGCTGCAATACCGGCCGATCAGCGATTACGGCTGGCGCCGGCACCTGACCGCCGCCCACATCGCCGAGATCCTGCCGCCGCAACCGAGCGTGTTCGTGGAGTACGCCCAGCGGCGTGCGGCGGCGAGTATTCCGGCGATCATGGCGCGTTGGGATTCGCGGGTGTTGCAGGACAACGAGCCATTCACCGCGGTGTTTGGCGGCGCTTCGTATATCAACAATGATCTGTTTCTGGCGCGGCTGGCGGACTGGGGGATTTCTGCCAGCAGCTATGCCGGTGAAGTCGGCGGTGCGACGCCACATCTGCCTTGGCGACCATTGCGAATGCTGCGTTCGTTGCCCTTGTTTCTACGGATGCAACGCATTGCGCGCGGGCATTTGCTGACACTGGAAAGGGGGTTGCAACGCTTCGATCAGGAACTGTCTGAGCTGATCGCACAAGGCGCCGACGGTCAGCAACTCGCCGATTGGTTCACCCGGTTTTATGTGTTCGTGGTGCAGGGCAATTTGTGCATCGCTACCTCGTTGGCCAGCAGTGGCGGTGATCTGTTGGGGCGGCCGCCAACGGCGTATGACGATCTTGAAAACAGCCCGCATCGATTGCCGTGGGAGACCGATCCAGGCACGCCGCGTCCAACGTCGACTGATCTTCCGTTGCAGGCCTTCCCGCAATGGTCGGGGCTGATCCGTGTGGTTCATTCGACCGGCCTGCCGGGCCTGCGCGGTTACTACCTGCAAGTGCGCGAGTGGTATCGCGACAACCTGATGCGAATCTTCTTTCGCCTGCACCATGCGATGCCGGCGGCTGATCGAGCGCACTGGTTCGCGCCGCATCCCGACATTCGCAGCCGCGACGGCAGCTTCTGGCAGGACGGTCGCGAAGGCACCGAACACGCGACGGGATTCATGATTTATCCAGGGCAAGTGCAGGGCATTTTGGGCGATGACATTTTGCTCGAAGACACCCTGGACCCCGGTCGCCACGCGCACTATCAGGCTGCGCGGGCGGTGATTGCGCGCATGGGTGGGCGCTTGTCCCACGGCTCGACCTTGTTGCGTGAACTGCGCAAACCTTCGGCGGTGCTGCCTCAGGTCGATGTGGCGTGGCTGGGGTGTGAGGTGCTGTATCGCGATGGTGAACTGACGTTGGTGAAGTAG
- a CDS encoding tetratricopeptide repeat protein — protein MAGLKRGCLALVAAVMSSAAFATEPVAVQCPSANFAEFVTAFTANADTQPAFIASPVIELSVVSTGSKPRVVQRQVPMLSPRSLVELSADYIAKSGLSLQVQLPNYVFVRDRKGEVLKVLTFKFGDCWKLVRVEDWSLEKVLSAQQGELRAAPGARALKRGALYDALTNESGYPADVQLYISSLDSYLDGAAQGNDQAAYAAASVSLSGQAPRLDNSKILELYIQGSRTLAQASHALSGFYCDEGEYGDPRPCADPAKSLAALKRSAAQGAPYALNDLGSAFQRGTLGIQDSQRALACYLAAANMGQEGSRTNAEQLIAQGITVDAAKPCLAQEPAEEPQALACPSKNFEAFLADFMESPAIQKAFTHVPMKKQITVDAEPEPKQVSTLLDRSELVFPLIPEAKARETQGLTLQVVDKSDTSATVKLQKPDTGYQVIYRFSFDGCWGLDEVQDFSIECRGLEWQAVRLFSQLEYRLFSGEGMPMGTVNLLRSYSMKGLSILLGCVLTSVASLSFAADPSFKDFNVTQVFAGPNHALAPQENSNQWMDEARAQALAGKVNFAGHYVLHKVGCGGSTMCVEVLDAQTGEVAAGLPNAYDGNLLTLSYQPDSNLIIVSGITVDTKEDLKGKRLKNRDRIRYYEFVSNEFRLLKIKDE, from the coding sequence GTGGCGGGTTTGAAGCGTGGGTGCCTGGCGCTGGTGGCGGCGGTGATGTCGTCGGCGGCGTTCGCGACGGAGCCGGTTGCGGTGCAATGCCCCAGCGCTAATTTTGCGGAGTTCGTCACCGCGTTTACGGCGAATGCTGACACTCAGCCAGCCTTTATCGCTTCTCCGGTGATTGAGTTGTCAGTGGTTTCCACCGGGTCGAAACCCCGGGTGGTGCAACGCCAAGTGCCGATGCTGAGCCCGCGATCATTGGTCGAACTGTCTGCGGATTACATCGCCAAATCCGGGCTGAGCCTGCAGGTTCAGTTGCCCAACTATGTGTTCGTCCGCGACCGCAAAGGCGAAGTGCTGAAGGTCCTCACGTTCAAGTTCGGCGACTGCTGGAAATTGGTGCGGGTCGAAGACTGGTCACTGGAAAAAGTGCTGTCCGCGCAACAAGGGGAACTGCGCGCTGCGCCGGGTGCCCGCGCCCTCAAGCGAGGCGCGCTGTATGACGCGCTGACGAACGAGTCGGGGTATCCGGCTGATGTGCAATTGTATATTTCGTCCCTGGACAGTTATCTGGACGGTGCCGCCCAAGGTAACGATCAGGCCGCGTATGCCGCCGCGTCGGTCAGCCTTTCAGGGCAGGCGCCGCGTCTGGACAACAGCAAAATCCTCGAACTTTATATTCAAGGTTCCCGAACGCTCGCGCAGGCCAGCCATGCACTTTCCGGGTTTTATTGCGACGAAGGCGAGTATGGCGACCCGCGCCCCTGCGCCGACCCGGCAAAGTCCCTGGCGGCGTTGAAAAGGTCCGCTGCGCAAGGTGCGCCCTATGCGCTCAACGACCTCGGCAGCGCCTTTCAGCGCGGCACGCTGGGCATTCAGGATTCGCAACGGGCATTGGCCTGTTACCTGGCGGCGGCCAACATGGGGCAGGAAGGTTCGCGCACCAACGCGGAACAACTAATTGCTCAGGGCATAACGGTCGACGCGGCCAAGCCGTGCCTGGCGCAAGAACCTGCTGAGGAACCCCAGGCATTGGCCTGCCCGTCGAAGAATTTCGAGGCGTTTTTAGCCGACTTCATGGAAAGCCCAGCCATTCAAAAAGCCTTCACCCACGTCCCGATGAAGAAGCAGATCACGGTGGACGCCGAGCCTGAGCCGAAGCAGGTCAGTACGTTGCTGGATCGCAGCGAGCTGGTATTTCCGCTGATCCCGGAGGCGAAGGCGCGCGAGACGCAAGGGCTGACGCTGCAGGTCGTGGACAAGAGCGACACGTCAGCGACGGTGAAACTGCAAAAGCCGGATACGGGTTATCAGGTTATTTACCGGTTCAGTTTTGATGGGTGTTGGGGACTGGACGAAGTGCAGGATTTCTCGATTGAATGCCGGGGTCTCGAATGGCAAGCAGTACGACTTTTCTCACAACTGGAGTATCGACTTTTCTCCGGAGAAGGGATGCCAATGGGAACAGTGAATTTACTCAGGAGTTACAGCATGAAAGGACTTTCGATTTTATTGGGTTGCGTCCTGACGAGTGTCGCCTCTTTGTCTTTCGCCGCCGATCCATCCTTCAAGGACTTCAACGTCACCCAAGTGTTTGCCGGTCCAAACCACGCCCTGGCGCCCCAGGAAAACAGCAACCAATGGATGGATGAAGCACGAGCACAAGCCCTCGCCGGCAAGGTCAATTTCGCCGGGCACTACGTTCTGCACAAGGTTGGCTGTGGCGGCAGCACGATGTGTGTCGAGGTGCTGGACGCACAGACGGGCGAGGTCGCGGCAGGTTTGCCCAATGCGTACGACGGCAACTTGCTGACACTGTCTTACCAGCCCGACAGCAACTTGATCATCGTCTCCGGCATCACTGTCGACACCAAAGAAGACCTGAAGGGTAAACGGCTGAAGAATCGTGACCGGATTCGCTATTACGAGTTTGTGAGCAACGAATTCCGGCTGTTGAAAATCAAGGACGAATAA